A region from the Pseudomonas cucumis genome encodes:
- a CDS encoding AraC family transcriptional regulator → MTSNLTRRPSLLWFDLTHDRSTKELIAQFEDTCDCKLAKNSVLPHGEHADMICIHFDRPDTPGLRLLLEIKRTTPTIPITMFTVQHSEELAVWAMRSSVWEYMVLPLSSNERKRYLTAVVQLCELRRNTNGQGQTSLIDHSPTLPDSIRLTSGHQKHQALSNVMLYIDQHFRDSIDQRELAKRCGMTTFRFSRLFKEANGVGFTDYILNKRMSFAKQLLDNSQMPITSIGYEAGFKDPSYFARAFKQFVNCTPSEYRLTCQLRAVAAQPALEDTTAEALESLVQSLGS, encoded by the coding sequence ATGACGTCCAATTTGACCAGAAGGCCATCGCTACTGTGGTTCGATCTGACCCATGATCGTTCCACGAAGGAACTCATCGCGCAGTTCGAGGATACCTGCGACTGCAAATTGGCGAAAAACTCCGTGTTGCCCCACGGGGAACACGCAGACATGATCTGCATCCATTTCGATCGCCCCGACACCCCAGGCTTGAGGCTGTTGCTGGAGATCAAACGCACCACTCCCACCATCCCGATCACCATGTTCACGGTGCAGCACTCGGAAGAACTGGCTGTCTGGGCCATGCGCTCCAGTGTCTGGGAATACATGGTGCTGCCGCTCTCATCCAACGAGAGAAAGCGTTACCTGACGGCGGTGGTGCAGCTGTGCGAGTTGCGCCGAAATACCAACGGCCAGGGCCAGACATCGTTGATCGATCACTCCCCTACCCTGCCGGACAGCATCCGCCTGACCTCGGGGCACCAAAAACACCAGGCGCTGAGCAACGTCATGCTTTACATCGATCAGCACTTTCGGGACAGCATCGATCAGAGGGAGTTGGCGAAGCGCTGCGGCATGACGACCTTTCGCTTCAGCCGCCTGTTCAAGGAAGCCAATGGCGTTGGTTTCACCGATTACATCTTGAACAAGCGCATGAGCTTCGCCAAGCAACTGCTCGACAATAGCCAGATGCCTATTACCAGCATCGGCTATGAGGCCGGCTTCAAGGATCCGTCCTACTTCGCTCGCGCCTTCAAGCAGTTCGTCAACTGCACACCCAGCGAATACCGTTTGACCTGCCAACTCAGAGCGGTAGCAGCGCAACCGGCGCTGGAGGATACAACCGCTGAAGCGCTCGAAAGCCTGGTGCAGAGCCTCGGGAGTTGA
- a CDS encoding AAA family ATPase translates to MLNTKETPVASSTGKAGLRLLISSRDATSLRDLQSVCQRMPGLEVSTRLVSNGHVDPLYGLDRMPDLLLLRVSHLWREELAALLLHPAHERPPMLVCGLLSEQEGMRMAMQAGARDVLPEPIAETELVAALNRLVMEVRTGSGAEGKLIAVMSAKGGSGGTLVACNLAQQLSAKGGSTLLLDMDLQFGSVTHYLDVAQTHSHLEVLHQIDGMDSVALRGFCSHFSPTLHVLGGRAGELCLPQDAQPEQLDALLKLARASYDWVVIDLPRQIDHLTGSVLEQVDRVYVVVQQSVSHLRDASSLVRILRDDLGVRGDQLQIVVNRFDKAAPISLKDIGEALRCTNLSKLPNDFNLVSQSQNTGVPLGLHAPRAAITAALRDMTEDLVGQQVAGNKGLLKRAFNRFFGG, encoded by the coding sequence ATGCTGAATACCAAGGAAACGCCAGTCGCCAGCTCGACTGGCAAAGCCGGGCTCCGGTTGCTGATCAGCAGCCGTGATGCCACCTCTTTGCGCGATCTGCAGAGCGTTTGCCAGCGCATGCCCGGCCTTGAGGTGAGCACTCGCCTGGTGAGCAACGGGCATGTCGATCCGCTCTACGGTCTGGACCGGATGCCCGATCTGTTGCTGTTACGCGTCAGCCACCTGTGGCGCGAGGAGCTGGCCGCGTTGTTGCTGCATCCGGCCCATGAGCGTCCACCGATGTTGGTCTGCGGTCTGCTGAGCGAACAGGAAGGCATGCGTATGGCGATGCAGGCTGGCGCCCGGGACGTGTTGCCGGAGCCGATCGCCGAGACGGAATTGGTTGCCGCCTTGAATCGTCTGGTCATGGAAGTCCGGACTGGCAGTGGGGCAGAAGGGAAATTGATCGCTGTAATGAGCGCCAAGGGCGGCTCCGGCGGAACCCTGGTGGCCTGCAACCTGGCTCAGCAGCTCAGCGCCAAGGGCGGCAGCACCCTGTTGCTGGACATGGACCTGCAATTTGGCAGCGTCACGCATTATCTGGATGTAGCGCAGACGCACAGCCATCTTGAGGTGTTGCACCAGATTGATGGCATGGACAGCGTCGCGTTACGCGGTTTTTGCAGTCACTTCAGCCCGACTTTGCATGTGCTGGGTGGTCGGGCCGGTGAGTTGTGTCTGCCGCAGGATGCCCAACCCGAGCAACTTGACGCCCTGTTGAAGTTGGCCCGCGCCAGCTATGACTGGGTGGTAATCGACCTGCCGCGGCAAATCGACCACCTCACCGGCTCTGTGCTGGAGCAGGTGGATCGGGTGTACGTGGTGGTGCAGCAGAGCGTCAGCCATCTGCGCGATGCCAGCTCCCTGGTGCGGATACTTCGCGATGACCTGGGCGTGCGCGGGGATCAATTGCAGATCGTGGTGAACCGCTTTGACAAGGCGGCACCGATCAGCCTCAAAGACATCGGCGAGGCGTTGCGCTGCACCAATCTGTCGAAATTACCCAACGACTTCAACCTGGTCAGCCAGAGTCAGAACACTGGTGTGCCGTTGGGGCTGCATGCGCCGAGGGCAGCGATCACTGCCGCCCTGCGCGACATGACCGAAGACCTGGTCGGTCAACAAGTGGCCGGGAACAAAGGCTTACTCAAACGCGCCTTCAACCGTTTTTTCGGGGGATGA
- a CDS encoding P-loop NTPase family protein, with amino-acid sequence MHVIVDSDAYPSDRDAVQRLAPQPCSIRETGLTDSFLGELVCKHLYDAGVLDMPRLVERLALTGAVLEEVLAFLRKDGRVEVLGQAGPQTTSGQMLRYGLTERGRSNARDALLRSGYIGAAPFPVSSYRSLIKIQTIHHGRINSNDMHNALAGVVLTEGMLDQLGVALNSGRAIMIYGPAGTGKTYVSSRLIRLFAEAIWVPHAIVINESVIEIYDPQVHQRLDDNSQQNNLMLNEGIDRRLLCCKRPIVITGGELSMEQLDVRYDSSTRQYQAALQLKASNGLFIIDDMGRQRMAPAELLNRWIVPMEEKRDFLNLGGGRHCELPFDLILVFSTNLNPLELADEAFLRRIGYKLQFGYLKPEEYEKIWRQESERLGISFDPLLLRYVLQRLYASEGMPLVPCHPRDLLNMALDRQRYMGGSGPLSPQELEWAWHNYFVQLDFL; translated from the coding sequence ATGCACGTCATCGTCGATAGTGATGCCTACCCCAGTGATCGAGACGCGGTGCAGCGACTGGCTCCTCAGCCGTGCAGTATTCGCGAAACTGGTCTGACCGACAGTTTTCTCGGTGAGTTGGTGTGCAAGCATTTGTATGACGCCGGCGTGCTGGACATGCCGCGGCTGGTGGAGCGACTGGCATTGACCGGCGCTGTACTTGAAGAAGTCCTGGCGTTCCTGCGCAAGGATGGTCGTGTCGAAGTGCTGGGCCAGGCGGGTCCGCAAACGACGAGTGGGCAGATGCTGCGTTATGGCCTGACCGAACGTGGTCGCAGTAATGCCCGCGACGCCCTGTTGCGCAGTGGCTACATTGGCGCGGCACCCTTCCCGGTGAGTTCCTACCGCTCCCTGATCAAAATCCAGACCATTCACCATGGTCGCATCAACTCCAACGATATGCACAACGCTCTTGCTGGCGTGGTGCTTACCGAGGGGATGCTCGATCAGTTGGGTGTGGCGCTGAATTCCGGCCGCGCGATCATGATTTATGGCCCTGCAGGTACCGGCAAGACCTATGTCAGCAGCCGGCTGATTCGTCTGTTCGCCGAGGCCATCTGGGTGCCTCACGCCATCGTGATCAACGAGTCGGTGATCGAGATCTATGATCCGCAGGTGCATCAGCGTCTGGATGACAACAGCCAACAAAACAATCTGATGCTCAACGAAGGAATCGACCGTCGACTGCTGTGCTGCAAACGTCCGATCGTCATTACGGGCGGCGAACTGAGCATGGAACAGCTGGACGTTCGCTATGACTCCTCCACCCGTCAGTACCAGGCCGCCTTGCAACTCAAGGCCAGCAATGGCTTGTTCATTATTGACGACATGGGACGCCAGCGCATGGCCCCCGCCGAACTGTTGAACCGCTGGATTGTGCCGATGGAAGAGAAGCGCGACTTCCTTAACCTGGGTGGCGGTCGGCATTGCGAGCTGCCGTTCGATCTGATTCTGGTGTTCTCCACCAACCTTAATCCCCTGGAGTTGGCCGATGAGGCCTTCCTTCGCCGGATTGGCTACAAGCTGCAATTCGGTTACCTGAAGCCTGAGGAGTACGAAAAGATCTGGCGTCAGGAAAGCGAGCGCCTGGGCATTTCTTTTGACCCGCTGCTGCTGCGTTATGTCCTGCAAAGGCTTTATGCAAGTGAAGGCATGCCCCTGGTGCCTTGCCATCCCCGCGATCTCCTGAACATGGCGCTCGATCGCCAGCGTTACATGGGTGGTTCCGGACCATTGTCACCGCAAGAGTTGGAATGGGCCTGGCACAACTACTTCGTCCAGCTCGACTTTCTTTGA
- a CDS encoding A24 family peptidase: MSMEQLVATVLLIGLLGVAVVSDLRRHRIPNLLILVGLALGLAGQTYSGGVSGMGDGLMGLLIGFALFLPMYALGGMAAGDVKLMAMVGSFLPPHYALWAVFFSLLWGGLCGFLIVLVRGQLLQTLGRYRLMLRARAYMAPNSEEVAGKPFPYSVAILLGTLNSVYWQLVAGGFGG; encoded by the coding sequence ATGTCCATGGAACAGCTGGTTGCGACCGTTTTGCTGATAGGACTGCTGGGCGTGGCGGTGGTGAGCGACTTGCGTCGCCACCGCATTCCCAACCTGCTGATCCTGGTAGGTCTGGCCTTGGGATTGGCCGGCCAGACTTACTCAGGCGGAGTCAGTGGGATGGGGGACGGCCTGATGGGCCTCCTGATCGGTTTTGCACTGTTCCTGCCCATGTATGCCCTGGGCGGCATGGCTGCCGGCGACGTCAAGCTGATGGCCATGGTTGGCAGTTTCCTACCCCCCCATTACGCCTTGTGGGCTGTGTTCTTCAGCCTGCTATGGGGAGGCTTGTGCGGTTTCCTGATCGTGCTGGTGCGCGGTCAATTATTGCAGACCCTGGGACGTTATCGGTTGATGCTTCGGGCGCGGGCCTATATGGCACCGAACTCGGAGGAGGTGGCCGGTAAGCCCTTTCCTTATTCGGTTGCGATCCTGCTCGGGACGTTGAACAGCGTCTACTGGCAACTCGTTGCCGGTGGATTTGGAGGTTAG
- a CDS encoding TadE/TadG family type IV pilus assembly protein, translating into MNRKRMQGTYVVEFAIIGALIFTLLFGALEIGRLYFTINALDEVVRRGARLASVCNISDPVVLRRAIFNAATDAGASQIITDLATTHLTLTYLDVNGAQVGNPADTSGANGFRAIRYVQLSLQNFVFNLFIPGFGVPITLPTFRATLPRESLGRHSDSGEITPC; encoded by the coding sequence ATGAATCGCAAACGCATGCAAGGCACCTATGTGGTGGAGTTCGCCATCATCGGCGCGCTGATATTCACGCTGTTGTTCGGCGCGTTGGAAATCGGCCGCCTGTACTTCACGATCAATGCGCTAGATGAAGTCGTGCGCCGTGGTGCGCGCCTGGCGTCGGTGTGCAATATCAGTGATCCGGTGGTGTTGCGGCGGGCGATCTTCAATGCCGCGACCGACGCCGGTGCGAGCCAGATCATCACCGATCTGGCCACCACCCACTTGACGTTGACCTATCTGGACGTAAACGGCGCTCAGGTGGGCAACCCCGCCGACACGAGTGGAGCCAATGGATTTCGTGCCATCCGCTACGTCCAGTTGAGCTTGCAAAACTTCGTTTTCAACCTGTTTATTCCCGGGTTCGGCGTGCCCATTACCTTGCCCACATTCAGGGCAACGTTGCCACGTGAAAGCCTCGGGCGTCATTCCGATTCCGGGGAGATCACACCATGCTGA
- a CDS encoding TadE/TadG family type IV pilus assembly protein, whose translation MMNLRIQQPFTATPRRQEGSVSVLMVIALAAILMVAGLTLDVGHMLLNKTRLQNAVDAAALSGAKTLLQVEGGVNIASVTRTAALNTLTQNANATGNSELATAMGGNAGFAVVELASSVYGPFAYPGPADAKYVRVSVPTYSLTGFFWNFVQTFGTSGLGNKAVSAIATAGPSPTSPCDLAPLMVCGDPTQYDPDAGMFWGFQFGDLQVLKSAAGNSSPIGPGNFQLLDFGSGGSSVRTDMAGGGSICRNVGENVQTKPGNTVGPASQGLNTRFGIYNGPVSASDYPPDLVTTSSNPAITYDDSVSPPQMKYQGQTVTSNNGDLTAGGNAIQDYNDWRASAAACVAGSGSGCQSNGVFERRMLKIVVGNCTGQQGGTTSIPVLGFGCYFVVQPMSNGGTEAQIFGQFVKECEGDNVPGPNPTNDSGPQIIQLYKTYLNGSGTPSTDS comes from the coding sequence ATGATGAATCTTCGAATTCAGCAGCCGTTCACTGCGACGCCAAGGCGCCAGGAAGGCTCGGTGAGCGTATTGATGGTGATCGCGTTGGCGGCGATTTTAATGGTGGCGGGTTTGACGCTCGACGTGGGCCACATGTTGTTGAACAAGACACGCCTGCAGAACGCTGTAGATGCTGCCGCTTTGAGTGGCGCCAAAACCCTGCTTCAGGTGGAAGGTGGTGTCAACATTGCCAGCGTAACACGCACTGCCGCGCTCAATACGCTGACGCAAAATGCCAATGCCACGGGTAATAGCGAATTGGCAACGGCGATGGGTGGCAACGCAGGCTTCGCGGTAGTGGAACTGGCAAGCAGCGTCTATGGCCCGTTCGCCTATCCCGGGCCTGCGGATGCCAAATATGTTCGGGTATCGGTACCGACCTATAGCCTGACCGGTTTTTTCTGGAACTTCGTCCAGACCTTCGGCACTAGCGGTCTGGGGAACAAAGCCGTGTCGGCGATCGCCACCGCAGGCCCCAGCCCTACCAGCCCCTGCGATCTTGCCCCCCTGATGGTCTGTGGCGACCCGACTCAATACGACCCGGACGCCGGTATGTTCTGGGGCTTCCAATTTGGTGATTTGCAAGTATTGAAGTCGGCTGCCGGCAATTCGTCCCCCATTGGTCCAGGCAACTTTCAGTTGCTCGATTTTGGTTCGGGCGGCAGTTCGGTCAGGACAGATATGGCCGGAGGCGGCTCGATCTGCCGCAACGTGGGGGAAAATGTCCAGACCAAACCCGGCAACACGGTGGGCCCTGCGTCTCAAGGCTTGAATACGCGCTTCGGCATCTACAACGGCCCGGTCAGTGCCTCGGACTATCCGCCCGACCTGGTAACCACGTCCAGCAATCCCGCGATCACTTACGACGACTCAGTTTCCCCACCACAAATGAAATACCAGGGGCAAACCGTCACCTCGAACAACGGCGATCTCACGGCGGGCGGCAACGCGATACAGGACTACAACGACTGGCGTGCGAGTGCTGCGGCCTGTGTGGCAGGGTCCGGCAGTGGCTGTCAGAGCAATGGGGTGTTCGAGCGCCGGATGCTGAAAATCGTGGTGGGCAACTGCACCGGCCAACAGGGCGGTACCACCTCGATCCCTGTCCTGGGTTTTGGTTGCTATTTCGTGGTGCAGCCAATGAGTAACGGCGGCACGGAAGCGCAGATCTTCGGCCAGTTTGTGAAGGAGTGCGAAGGCGACAATGTGCCCGGTCCTAATCCGACGAACGATTCCGGCCCGCAGATCATTCAGCTCTACAAAACCTATCTCAACGGCAGCGGCACTCCGAGCACAGACTCATAG
- the cpaB gene encoding Flp pilus assembly protein CpaB — protein sequence MSSRTLTLVGVSLVMGLGAAWMADSWLSARLNASPDDHLRSVVVATVEIPFGQMVEAQQVTTMRMPMDTIPDDAFDSTDKAVGKIATFDILKGDIMRGARLSEHLGGSTLASLIATDKRAISVRVDDVVGVGGFLLPGNRVDVLATKRTDGSGNNAVSKTILENLRVLAVDQTAGTDKTQPVVVRAVTLEMTTAEAETLVTAQTEGKLQLTLRNPLNADKKIATVAPAPAPAAPVMAMAAAPAPKRVVRRSNGEGGGSVTIIRGTQASVVKR from the coding sequence ATGAGCTCTCGTACTCTTACCCTGGTAGGCGTTTCCCTGGTCATGGGCCTTGGTGCTGCATGGATGGCCGACTCCTGGCTGAGCGCCCGCCTCAATGCCAGCCCGGATGACCACCTTCGAAGCGTGGTAGTCGCCACGGTCGAGATTCCATTCGGGCAGATGGTTGAGGCTCAACAAGTCACGACCATGCGCATGCCCATGGACACGATCCCGGACGATGCCTTCGACTCCACCGACAAAGCAGTAGGCAAGATCGCAACGTTCGACATTCTGAAGGGCGACATCATGCGCGGCGCGCGTCTGAGCGAGCATCTGGGGGGCAGTACCCTGGCCTCTCTGATTGCGACAGACAAACGTGCCATCTCGGTACGCGTGGACGATGTGGTCGGCGTGGGCGGGTTCCTGTTGCCGGGTAACCGGGTCGATGTGCTAGCGACCAAACGCACTGATGGCAGTGGCAACAACGCCGTGTCCAAAACCATCCTCGAGAACTTGCGGGTGTTGGCGGTGGACCAGACCGCAGGTACCGACAAGACCCAACCGGTGGTGGTGCGCGCAGTGACGCTGGAGATGACGACCGCAGAGGCTGAAACCCTGGTCACCGCGCAAACGGAAGGGAAATTGCAACTGACCCTGCGCAATCCGCTGAACGCCGACAAAAAAATTGCGACCGTTGCGCCTGCGCCTGCGCCTGCGGCACCGGTCATGGCGATGGCCGCTGCCCCAGCGCCAAAACGCGTGGTGCGTCGCAGTAATGGCGAGGGTGGCGGGAGTGTCACCATTATCCGCGGGACCCAAGCCAGTGTAGTCAAACGTTGA
- a CDS encoding methyl-accepting chemotaxis protein produces the protein MQAMQQMGAGLSNIVSGLQAGIEQLASSAQSLSAVTEQTNLEVSSQKEETEQVATAMNQMTATVHDVARNAEEAAQAAQTADGKVESGQQVVRQSMARIEQLADSATSASSSIESLSAEIQNIGTVLSVIKSVAEQTNLLALNAAIEAARAGEQGRGFAVVADEVRALAKRTQQSTEEIERLVSALRSAAQSSVQQIQNSGELVKLAVSDALQTESALGSIAAAVSLIQQMNQQIAAAAEEQSSVAEEINRSVTSIRASADQSSLAMQGNAASSIELAQLGGELKGMVGHFRL, from the coding sequence ATGCAAGCCATGCAGCAAATGGGCGCAGGGCTCAGCAATATCGTCAGTGGTTTGCAAGCCGGTATCGAACAGCTGGCAAGCTCTGCTCAATCACTGTCGGCGGTGACCGAACAGACCAACCTTGAAGTCAGCAGCCAGAAGGAAGAAACCGAGCAGGTCGCCACCGCGATGAACCAGATGACCGCCACGGTGCATGACGTTGCACGTAACGCGGAGGAAGCCGCCCAGGCCGCGCAGACTGCCGATGGCAAGGTCGAAAGCGGTCAGCAGGTGGTGCGTCAGAGCATGGCGCGGATCGAACAATTGGCGGACTCGGCCACCTCGGCCAGCTCCAGCATCGAAAGCCTCAGTGCGGAAATCCAGAACATTGGCACGGTGCTCAGCGTGATCAAAAGCGTCGCCGAGCAGACCAACCTGTTGGCGCTCAATGCGGCCATCGAGGCGGCGCGGGCCGGTGAGCAGGGCAGGGGCTTTGCGGTGGTGGCCGATGAAGTTCGGGCATTGGCCAAGCGAACCCAGCAATCGACCGAAGAAATCGAACGGCTGGTCAGTGCCTTGCGCTCGGCGGCGCAGTCGTCGGTGCAGCAGATTCAGAACAGTGGCGAGTTGGTGAAGCTGGCGGTAAGCGATGCGTTGCAGACCGAGAGCGCCTTGGGGAGCATTGCGGCAGCGGTGTCGTTGATTCAGCAGATGAACCAGCAGATTGCGGCGGCTGCGGAAGAGCAGAGTTCAGTGGCCGAGGAGATCAATCGCAGTGTCACCAGTATTCGCGCCAGTGCGGATCAGTCGTCGCTGGCGATGCAGGGCAATGCGGCGTCGAGTATTGAGTTGGCGCAGTTGGGGGGTGAGTTGAAGGGGATGGTGGGGCACTTCAGGTTGTAG
- a CDS encoding type II secretion system F family protein yields MNNIPGEFILMFLGMVFIAVFLLSQGVVVPVFGEAGKMRKRIRGRLHVLEKANNLPNMQTVLRQKYLTRLSPLEAMLEQLPFMANLTQVIEQAGHEYRAYRVLLLGLFLGACAGVSIWMISSIWWMALLAGFGVFWLPLLKVFRDRGKRFAQFEEGLPDALDAMCRALRAGHPFNETLRLVAEEHKGPVAHEFGLTFADINYGNDVRRAMLGLLERMPSMTVMMLVTSILIHRETGGNLTEVLERLSRLIRGRFRFQRKVKTLSAEGRMSAWILVAIPFVLAAVIVFTSPTYLPLLLNDPIGHKLIFAAFGCMLIGIFWIRKIIRIQV; encoded by the coding sequence ATGAACAATATTCCTGGTGAATTCATACTGATGTTCCTCGGCATGGTGTTTATCGCCGTGTTCCTTCTGTCCCAGGGCGTGGTGGTACCGGTGTTCGGCGAGGCCGGCAAGATGCGCAAGCGCATCCGCGGCCGCTTGCATGTGCTGGAGAAGGCCAACAATCTGCCCAACATGCAGACAGTGTTGCGGCAGAAATACCTGACGCGCTTGTCGCCTCTGGAGGCCATGCTTGAGCAGTTGCCCTTCATGGCAAACCTGACACAGGTGATCGAGCAGGCCGGACACGAATATCGGGCCTATCGGGTGTTATTGCTCGGGCTGTTCCTGGGGGCCTGCGCGGGCGTCTCGATCTGGATGATCTCGTCAATCTGGTGGATGGCCCTGCTGGCGGGTTTCGGGGTGTTCTGGTTACCCCTGCTGAAAGTTTTTCGTGACCGTGGCAAACGCTTCGCTCAGTTTGAGGAAGGCCTGCCGGATGCATTGGATGCCATGTGCCGTGCCCTGCGCGCCGGACATCCGTTCAATGAAACCCTGCGCCTGGTCGCCGAGGAGCACAAGGGGCCGGTCGCTCATGAGTTCGGCCTGACCTTCGCCGATATCAACTATGGCAACGATGTACGCCGGGCCATGCTCGGCCTGCTGGAGCGCATGCCAAGCATGACGGTGATGATGCTGGTGACCTCGATCCTTATCCATCGTGAGACCGGCGGCAATCTGACCGAAGTGCTGGAGCGTCTGAGCCGGTTGATCCGCGGGCGCTTTCGCTTCCAGCGCAAGGTCAAGACCCTTTCAGCCGAAGGGCGGATGTCGGCCTGGATACTGGTGGCCATTCCCTTCGTGCTGGCGGCGGTGATCGTGTTCACCAGTCCCACCTACTTGCCGCTGCTGCTCAATGATCCGATCGGTCATAAGCTGATCTTCGCCGCTTTTGGTTGCATGTTGATCGGGATTTTCTGGATTCGCAAAATCATCCGGATTCAGGTTTAA
- a CDS encoding Flp family type IVb pilin, with protein sequence MIMQTIKASVVKFAKDEDGLTIVEYAVAGGLITVAVVAAFTLLGGVVDTRIRAICNAIIPGTC encoded by the coding sequence ATGATCATGCAAACAATCAAGGCTTCGGTAGTGAAGTTCGCCAAAGACGAAGACGGCCTGACCATTGTGGAATACGCAGTGGCCGGTGGGTTGATTACGGTCGCTGTTGTCGCGGCGTTCACGCTTCTTGGCGGGGTCGTGGATACCAGAATCCGGGCAATTTGTAACGCCATTATTCCTGGCACTTGCTGA
- a CDS encoding CpaF family protein, with the protein MISDFRNRLRKQSGKPASSSATQLGDDLLDPAEEIMAWERAAPDVLYETRSQVTPVEAEWREKIYQQLLKVMDLSLLDSLEQAEATRQIRDICQRLLDEHSAPVSTASRQLIIKQITDEVLGLGPLEPLLADHSVSDILVNGHASVYVERFGKLQRTDVRFRDDQHLLNIIDRIVSSLGRRIDESSPLVDARLKDGSRVNAIIPPLAIDGPSMSIRRFAVDLLNTDSLISVGTLTPAIALLLKAIVRGRLNVLISGGTGSGKTTMLNVLSSFIPQNERIVTIEDSAELQLQQPHVVRLETRPSNIEGRGEVSQRELVRNSLRMRPDRIVIGEVRGAEALDMLTAMNTGHDGSLTTIHANTARDALGRIENMVSMTGATFPIKAMRQQIASAIDVVIQLERQEDGKRRLVSVQEINGMEGEIITMTEIFSFARQGMGENGEVLGDYRPSGMIPAFRDVLAKRGIELPLTMFRPEWMEARQS; encoded by the coding sequence ATGATCAGCGACTTTCGTAACCGCTTGCGCAAACAGTCCGGTAAACCCGCCTCATCGTCGGCTACTCAACTGGGCGATGACCTGCTGGACCCGGCAGAGGAAATAATGGCATGGGAACGTGCGGCGCCGGACGTTCTTTACGAAACCAGAAGCCAGGTCACTCCGGTGGAGGCCGAGTGGCGAGAAAAGATCTACCAGCAGTTGCTCAAGGTCATGGACCTGTCCTTGCTGGACTCCCTTGAACAGGCCGAAGCCACGCGGCAGATTCGCGATATTTGCCAGCGCCTGCTCGATGAACATTCGGCGCCGGTGAGTACCGCCAGCCGCCAGTTGATCATCAAGCAGATCACCGACGAGGTGCTCGGCCTGGGTCCCCTGGAACCGTTGCTGGCCGATCACAGCGTGTCCGATATTCTGGTCAACGGCCATGCCTCGGTCTACGTCGAGCGCTTCGGCAAACTGCAACGGACCGATGTGCGCTTTCGCGATGATCAGCATTTGCTCAACATCATCGACCGCATCGTCTCCAGCCTGGGGCGGCGTATCGACGAGTCCTCGCCATTGGTGGACGCCCGGCTCAAGGACGGTTCACGGGTCAACGCAATTATCCCGCCGCTGGCCATCGACGGCCCGAGCATGTCGATTCGCCGCTTCGCGGTGGACCTGCTCAACACCGACAGCCTGATCTCGGTGGGGACGTTAACCCCTGCAATTGCCCTGCTGCTCAAGGCGATTGTCCGTGGACGCTTGAACGTGTTGATTTCCGGCGGTACCGGCAGCGGCAAGACCACCATGCTCAATGTGCTGTCCAGTTTCATTCCGCAAAACGAGCGGATCGTCACCATCGAAGACTCCGCCGAACTGCAATTGCAGCAGCCCCACGTGGTGCGCCTGGAAACCCGGCCTTCGAATATCGAGGGGCGTGGCGAGGTGAGCCAGCGCGAATTGGTGCGCAACAGCCTGCGGATGCGTCCGGACCGCATTGTGATCGGCGAAGTGCGCGGCGCCGAGGCGCTGGACATGCTGACCGCCATGAACACCGGGCACGACGGCTCACTGACCACCATCCACGCCAACACCGCGCGCGATGCGTTGGGGCGAATCGAGAACATGGTGTCGATGACCGGGGCGACTTTCCCGATCAAGGCCATGCGTCAGCAGATTGCTTCGGCCATTGATGTGGTGATCCAGCTGGAACGTCAGGAGGACGGCAAGCGCCGCCTGGTCAGCGTGCAAGAGATCAACGGCATGGAAGGCGAGATCATCACCATGACCGAAATCTTCTCCTTTGCTCGCCAGGGCATGGGCGAGAACGGCGAAGTGCTTGGCGATTATCGCCCCAGCGGCATGATTCCGGCCTTCCGCGACGTGCTGGCCAAGCGCGGTATCGAGTTGCCGCTTACGATGTTCAGGCCTGAGTGGATGGAGGCACGGCAGTCATGA
- a CDS encoding TadE/TadG family type IV pilus assembly protein, translated as MRLHSFKHPRRQQGLAMVEFTLALPVLLLLLLALGEFGRMLYQYNVLLQASRDADRFVASQAWNSTLGAVSLSNTLQTQTKNVAVYGVPSQTGTPVISGLTTNNVVVAAVGTDHVRVTITFTFCPVIGGGNCTGSLPGFFGNPIALSIPLVATTVMRAL; from the coding sequence ATGAGACTTCATTCGTTTAAACATCCGCGGCGCCAGCAGGGCCTGGCCATGGTGGAATTCACCCTCGCTCTGCCGGTGCTGCTGTTGTTGCTGCTGGCTCTCGGTGAGTTCGGCCGCATGCTCTACCAGTACAACGTACTGCTGCAGGCCAGCCGTGATGCCGACCGTTTCGTCGCCAGCCAAGCCTGGAACTCGACGCTCGGTGCAGTCTCCCTGAGCAATACGCTACAGACCCAGACGAAAAACGTCGCGGTCTATGGTGTGCCGAGCCAGACCGGAACCCCAGTGATATCCGGATTGACGACCAACAACGTGGTCGTCGCCGCCGTAGGCACCGACCATGTGCGAGTCACCATCACTTTTACATTCTGCCCGGTGATTGGCGGTGGCAATTGCACCGGATCGCTTCCCGGGTTTTTCGGTAATCCGATTGCGCTGAGCATTCCGCTGGTCGCCACCACTGTCATGAGGGCACTGTGA